The genomic stretch CAAGGCAAACAAACCAGGAAAGAATGCTATCAAATTGTGAAACTCAAAGTGTAGATGCGATTGTGGTGATGCGGTGACAACGTTGGTGGAGAAGAATCTTACAACCCAACAACTATGGTTCATCTTGCTTTCAGACCTCGTTTCTCAGAACACACTCTTGTCGCCAAATTATTCATGCTAAACTCTAAAATTACATCGTGCGCTCGCCGCCGGGAAACTTGTGCAAGTCTCGGTCCATCAGCCTCACCGGGACCTGATGACCGAGATGAAACAATTTACACATTCTACCTACACATCCATGACCTATATCTGATGCTCGTACCCCACCATGGCCTTGGTTCTTTTCTTTACATAATCCGTAAACAAGTTGGCTGACACAATTACACACGCTGACCGCCTGGTTTGTTTGGCACTAACTCAACATGCGGCCTAAGTGAAGCTGATTTAGTTCTTGCAACATGTTGAAACGCAAACTTTGACTGCGTTTCAACTGTCAGGTTATGATTGTGTTGCTTGGTCGATATAGTCAGGGGGCATTTCACTATATTTCAACTTCAACTTCGAATTTGGGTTGGTTTGGTGTTCAATATGGGGGGTTCGTAGTATCATTTCCAAAGACAATATGTATATATAGTACAAGACAGCTGGGTATCTTAACGCCAGAACCTAAACACCAGTAATTCAAACATTCTGCTCCCAGAATGTCAAGTGGGACGCCAGAATCGCGTATCCTCAATCAAAGTCCATTCTCCATCCATCTCGCCTTCTACGATACTCAAATGAAAAACAATCACATTAGGATCAATTGGGTCGGGTATCTCTTCCTAGTCGATGTACCGTCTCCACCCATTCGGGCTAAGACACTTCTTCCCATTATCATCCTGGCTCACAATGAACCTGTCCCATCGGGGATCTTTCCCGGCTCCAAGAATGATAATGGTCTCATCGTTCAACCAGCCAATGAGGCCCTTGGTGGGTCTGCCACCCGGTACACCTGGAATGCCGGCGCTCAACGTGGCAGACCTACCATGTGGTCCCCAAGCCGTAGGTTCCTCGCCCATTTCAAATTTTATCGTCGCAGTGGGGTACGTATCGGAAAATTGCCGAGGCAGAAGAGGTATCTTGGACAATATACCGTATTTGTGTTGCGATGGATCGGCTTGAGCCGTGGCTGTTTTGAGATCGAAAACGTGCAAAGTCGACTTGTCCGACGTGACAGCGAGAGTTGAGCCATCGGGAGAGAAGGAAAGGGAGAAGATGGCAGCAGGATCCACGCCGCGACGAAGTTCGGCTAGTTTCGTACAGGACGGGAATGACCACAGGCGTACCAGAGTACCCTGCTCGCTAGCCGTCGCAATGAGATCACCATTCCTGCTTATACCGATGGCGCGCAGGGGGCTCTCATGCGCTGGGATGATGCTCACGTTGCCCGTGTTCAGGTCATATATCTTAACCTGACCAGCTGCCCTACCAGGGAACGCAACGATGTTGGTACCCAGCTCGCATATACCAAAGGGGTTGTTGACCGTCTCGTATTCGGCTATCTTCACTGGTGGTGACTTCATCTTGTAGATGCCTACTGAGTTCAGCAGCGCGACAATCATGTGTGTGGTCGACACGCGCACGCGCTGTACTGGTGTCTTGAATTCGACCGAGGTGGTATATCTTTCTGTCTTTTCGTTCCAGATTTGAACCTCGTAGATGATGTCAGTGTGGTTGACCAGGAGCCAGTCGGAGTCCTCAGGATGTACCTTGTTCTGGGGGAACTTGGGCTGCTTCCCTCCTCCGACAAGGGCGACGTAGCCATGGTTACCGAGCAGCTCT from Pyrenophora tritici-repentis strain M4 chromosome 1, whole genome shotgun sequence encodes the following:
- a CDS encoding WD40 repeat protein yields the protein MNTRPILDSDTGPFVLSASFNADYSHFSVALETGFRVFSARTCEEKAAREVGGGIGCAELLGNHGYVALVGGGKQPKFPQNKVHPEDSDWLLVNHTDIIYEVQIWNEKTERYTTSVEFKTPVQRVRVSTTHMIVALLNSVGIYKMKSPPVKIAEYETVNNPFGICELGTNIVAFPGRAAGQVKIYDLNTGNVSIIPAHESPLRAIGISRNGDLIATASEQGTLVRLWSFPSCTKLAELRRGVDPAAIFSLSFSPDGSTLAVTSDKSTLHVFDLKTATAQADPSQHKYGILSKIPLLPRQFSDTYPTATIKFEMGEEPTAWGPHGRSATLSAGIPGVPGGRPTKGLIGWLNDETIIILGAGKDPRWDRFIVSQDDNGKKCLSPNGWRRYID